The proteins below come from a single Clostridiisalibacter paucivorans DSM 22131 genomic window:
- a CDS encoding DUF2815 family protein, with product MSKETKVVVPGRLSYVNVFEPKSINGSDPKYSVSVIIPKSDKKTVNAILKAIEAAKQEGAPKFGGKVPTNLKTPLRDGDIDRPDDPAYEGCYFINANSKNAPQVVDGKIQAILDRSEVYSGCYGKVSLNLYAFNVNGNRGIAAGLGNVQKLKDGEPLGGMSRAEDDFEIEADDDFLA from the coding sequence ATGAGTAAAGAAACGAAAGTAGTCGTACCTGGAAGATTAAGCTATGTGAATGTTTTTGAACCGAAAAGTATCAATGGAAGTGACCCTAAGTACAGCGTCTCGGTCATCATTCCAAAGTCAGACAAGAAGACAGTAAACGCAATTTTGAAGGCGATTGAGGCAGCTAAGCAAGAAGGTGCGCCAAAGTTTGGAGGAAAGGTTCCAACTAATCTTAAGACTCCTCTTCGAGATGGAGACATTGATAGACCGGATGATCCGGCATATGAAGGGTGCTATTTCATCAACGCCAATTCAAAGAACGCACCTCAAGTGGTGGATGGAAAGATTCAAGCCATTCTCGATCGAAGTGAAGTCTACTCTGGATGTTATGGAAAAGTAAGCCTGAACCTATATGCCTTCAATGTGAACGGGAACCGTGGAATTGCAGCGGGCCTTGGAAACGTGCAGAAGCTTAAAGACGGAGAGCCACTGGGTGGTATGAGTCGCGCTGAGGATGACTTTGAGATTGAAGCTGACGATGATTTCTTGGCTTAG
- a CDS encoding helix-turn-helix domain-containing protein, translating to MPNKSLTDQEIQELRKRLRARRLFLDLTYQELAEKTGMSKSTLQRYETGGIKNLPYSKIPILAEALGVSTGYFTDLDQDYTSPNILKTNSFNVADRTELIERARKFEDEAIARITPALIQNGYTVEKQPHGSLGDIVAIKGKEAWHIDFKFTSDLEKHPIGTGRTYQEFLFRLGRLAVYQGKVTKYSILTNMRVIGQQMIERYNPRHIDIELSVLYLTRDGYEELYFQK from the coding sequence ATGCCCAACAAATCACTAACTGACCAGGAAATTCAAGAATTACGGAAGCGGCTTCGTGCCAGAAGGCTATTTCTTGATTTAACATATCAAGAATTAGCAGAAAAAACTGGCATGAGCAAATCTACTCTTCAACGTTATGAAACGGGGGGTATTAAAAACCTACCATATAGCAAAATACCGATACTTGCTGAAGCCTTAGGGGTTTCTACAGGCTACTTTACGGATTTGGACCAAGATTATACATCACCAAATATCCTTAAGACAAACAGCTTCAATGTTGCAGACAGAACTGAGTTAATCGAAAGAGCTAGAAAATTTGAAGATGAAGCAATCGCTCGTATTACCCCAGCATTAATCCAAAATGGCTATACAGTTGAAAAGCAACCTCATGGATCACTGGGTGATATCGTAGCAATTAAAGGAAAAGAAGCTTGGCATATTGATTTTAAGTTTACAAGCGACTTAGAGAAGCACCCTATAGGTACAGGTCGAACATACCAAGAGTTTCTTTTTCGGCTAGGTAGATTGGCTGTATATCAAGGCAAAGTCACTAAATACTCTATCTTAACCAATATGCGAGTGATAGGCCAACAAATGATTGAAAGGTACAATCCGCGGCACATAGATATTGAACTAAGTGTACTTTACCTTACTCGTGACGGTTACGAAGAACTCTACTTCCAAAAATAA
- the metK gene encoding methionine adenosyltransferase: protein MKDNQKPAYVFTSESVTEGHPDKLCDQIADAIMDSIILEDPEARTAIEVTAADGLIHVFGETSTEKRIDYKKIVKDIIYEIGYRADELSTDGEFYRMLIAINKQSPDIAMGVVKSEIRAGDQGLMYGYATDETPEFMPLALVLSHKLCMRLAETRRSGLLPYLKPDGKAQVSLGYGKDHKPLSIEAIVVSTQHAEGVDIKKLREDVTKHIILKVIPNDLLTVNTKVMINPTGRFVLGGPAADSGLTGRKIIVDTYGSKGRHGGGAFSGKDPTKVDRSGAYLARYIAKNIVAASLAKECEVQVSYAIGVAKPVSFKVDTFGSGKLSDEVLTEIIKALIDMRPGTIIKSFGLRRPIYRQFAAYGHFGREKMKLNGEERNTPWEMKDLVPILKELAKDYFKTKGESKDE, encoded by the coding sequence ATGAAAGATAATCAGAAACCAGCTTATGTTTTTACATCTGAATCAGTAACGGAGGGGCATCCAGATAAACTATGTGATCAGATTGCTGACGCGATTATGGATTCCATTATATTGGAGGATCCAGAAGCAAGAACAGCAATTGAAGTCACTGCAGCAGATGGACTCATCCATGTGTTTGGAGAAACCAGCACTGAAAAGAGAATCGACTACAAAAAAATCGTTAAAGACATTATCTACGAAATTGGCTACCGAGCAGATGAACTGTCAACGGATGGTGAGTTTTATAGAATGCTTATCGCAATCAACAAACAATCTCCTGACATCGCAATGGGAGTAGTTAAAAGTGAGATCCGCGCTGGCGACCAGGGCTTAATGTATGGATACGCCACTGATGAAACACCTGAGTTTATGCCTTTAGCATTAGTGCTCTCACATAAGCTTTGCATGAGGTTAGCAGAGACAAGAAGGTCAGGGCTACTTCCTTACCTTAAACCAGATGGCAAAGCCCAAGTATCGCTAGGATATGGAAAGGACCATAAACCTTTATCCATTGAAGCGATTGTAGTATCCACCCAACATGCTGAAGGTGTGGACATTAAGAAGTTGAGAGAAGATGTGACGAAGCATATTATTCTCAAAGTCATCCCTAATGACCTATTGACGGTAAACACAAAAGTGATGATCAATCCCACCGGGCGATTTGTCCTTGGCGGTCCAGCTGCAGACTCAGGATTGACCGGCAGAAAGATCATAGTTGATACCTATGGAAGCAAGGGACGACATGGTGGTGGAGCTTTTTCTGGGAAGGATCCAACGAAGGTAGACCGCTCAGGAGCATATCTTGCCAGATACATCGCAAAGAACATTGTCGCAGCAAGCCTCGCTAAGGAATGCGAGGTGCAGGTTTCTTACGCCATTGGTGTGGCCAAGCCAGTGTCTTTCAAGGTAGACACCTTTGGTAGCGGAAAACTGTCGGATGAAGTATTAACGGAAATCATTAAAGCCTTGATTGATATGAGACCAGGCACCATCATCAAGTCATTTGGATTGAGACGGCCCATCTACAGACAGTTTGCAGCCTACGGTCACTTTGGCAGAGAGAAGATGAAGCTAAACGGTGAGGAAAGAAACACACCCTGGGAGATGAAGGACCTGGTACCAATTCTTAAAGAACTGGCTAAAGACTATTTCAAGACGAAAGGAGAATCGAAGGATGAGTAA
- a CDS encoding DUF6933 domain-containing protein, with protein sequence MIQIQSTQKLLTFYKIKSEDSCSEDGFFKWHLSVFEIDDSKCLFIMNDKYFFPFMIYDVSGKEDLEALIKGEMKKALIHQYASREQIERYLEEPIMFTKTMDKKIQGKSSSIIKEIPYRFYEVDEDYNKLNLHLPSSEIEYNPKTELFDDSGDMFVRELNDRMPDIKKDMAQITEAALQTWEKLSIRTKDVFLNELLHCYDHKDGFEFHEIIDRKHSFFIVGTFNHCGKKEFKVIPKDEMVEIMKMSAQESE encoded by the coding sequence ATGATACAAATTCAAAGCACTCAGAAGCTACTTACTTTCTATAAAATCAAATCTGAAGATTCTTGTTCAGAAGATGGATTTTTTAAATGGCATCTTAGTGTGTTTGAAATTGATGACAGTAAATGTTTGTTTATAATGAACGACAAATATTTTTTTCCATTTATGATTTATGACGTCAGTGGCAAGGAAGATCTAGAAGCATTAATCAAAGGAGAAATGAAGAAAGCTTTGATACATCAATATGCATCCAGAGAACAGATAGAACGGTATTTAGAGGAACCTATAATGTTCACAAAGACCATGGATAAGAAAATACAAGGGAAATCAAGCTCAATTATTAAAGAGATTCCATACCGTTTTTATGAAGTCGATGAAGATTATAACAAGTTGAATTTACACCTTCCAAGTTCGGAGATTGAATACAACCCCAAAACTGAACTATTTGATGATTCAGGGGATATGTTTGTCAGAGAGCTTAACGATAGGATGCCTGATATAAAAAAAGACATGGCACAAATCACTGAAGCTGCTCTTCAAACCTGGGAAAAGTTATCTATTCGAACTAAAGACGTATTTTTAAATGAATTACTACACTGCTATGACCATAAAGATGGCTTTGAATTTCATGAGATTATTGACAGGAAGCATTCGTTTTTCATTGTAGGTACGTTTAATCATTGTGGGAAGAAGGAGTTTAAAGTAATTCCCAAAGATGAAATGGTTGAGATTATGAAAATGTCTGCCCAAGAAAGTGAATAG
- a CDS encoding DUF1492 domain-containing protein, whose translation MQKDIKLQDQQPSSKGLKGVRPLGGTKKLETQQFHKTKLLLSIYRTVVWRIETAIYEVQETAQEYGSDRISELVDFLSLELDEYDLTKDKKAIEDRLMCIAETKQMIEIVDKALKHLKTHPKHGQVYHDIITYCYIDKDVICDDAIMRKLNLTQSTYYRYKKQATELMGIALWGYIIPPLKEYWDKLQ comes from the coding sequence ATGCAGAAAGATATAAAGTTACAAGACCAACAACCATCTTCCAAGGGGTTGAAAGGGGTGAGGCCTTTGGGGGGAACAAAGAAACTAGAAACACAGCAATTTCATAAGACGAAGCTTCTTCTATCCATCTATCGGACAGTGGTATGGAGGATAGAGACTGCCATATATGAGGTTCAAGAGACAGCACAGGAGTACGGAAGCGATAGAATCTCTGAACTGGTTGATTTTTTAAGCTTGGAGCTGGACGAGTATGATCTGACAAAAGACAAGAAAGCCATTGAAGACAGGCTTATGTGCATTGCGGAAACGAAGCAGATGATCGAAATCGTGGACAAGGCACTAAAGCATCTGAAAACCCATCCAAAGCATGGACAGGTATACCATGACATCATCACTTACTGTTACATTGATAAAGATGTGATTTGTGATGATGCCATCATGAGAAAGTTGAATTTGACCCAGTCAACCTATTACCGCTATAAGAAACAGGCAACTGAACTCATGGGGATTGCTCTTTGGGGGTACATAATCCCGCCTCTAAAAGAATACTGGGACAAGCTTCAATAG
- a CDS encoding DNA polymerase, with protein sequence MKILSIDIETFSDIDLGKCGVYRYTDSPNFDILLFAYSIDEGPVQLIDLASGEEIPEEIVEAILSEDIIKTAFNANFERVALMRYLSRKLDKEVYLNPSSWRCSEVQAAMLGLPLHLEGVAKVLRLGVQKMSEGKPLIRYFCIPCKPTAANGGRTRNLPTDAPDKWELFKQYNIRDVEVELEIRKKIKDYPIPESEQALYELDQRINDRGFRADMDFVMQAISCDKQFTVSATERAYKLTGLENPNSVSQLKDWLSERGVEVESLSKKNVKELVSETEGEVEEALKLRLLMAKTSVRKYEAIERAVCSDGRVHGLFQFYGANRTGRFAGRLVQVQNLPQNHLVDLKLARDLVKEGRFDDLQMLFGNTPGVLSELIRTAFIPREGHRFIVADFSAIEARVLSWLAGEKWRLEVFQSHGKIYEASASQMFHVPIDEITKGSPLRQKGKISELACGYGGGVGALKSMGALEMGVKENELQGLIDNWRRANPHIVNFWWEVDKMAIKAVKERTRARTHGIIFTYKSGMLFVTLPSGRDLVYVKPKLMLNKFGREGLTYEGIGTTKKWERIETYGPKIVENIVQAASRDLLAEAMLRLDKAGFAIVAHVHDEVICEVPMGESSVEEVCSIMSESPKWSEGLPLDADGYECDFYQKD encoded by the coding sequence ATGAAGATTTTATCCATAGATATTGAGACATTTTCAGATATTGACCTTGGAAAGTGTGGTGTTTACCGCTACACCGATAGTCCAAACTTCGACATCTTGCTCTTTGCCTACAGCATTGATGAAGGTCCTGTTCAGCTGATTGATCTGGCCAGTGGTGAGGAAATACCTGAAGAAATCGTTGAGGCCATTCTAAGTGAAGACATCATCAAGACTGCCTTTAATGCCAACTTCGAACGAGTGGCTCTTATGAGATATCTGAGTCGAAAGCTTGATAAGGAAGTGTATCTTAATCCATCTTCATGGAGGTGCAGTGAGGTTCAGGCAGCAATGCTTGGACTTCCTCTCCACCTTGAGGGAGTAGCAAAAGTGCTAAGGCTAGGTGTTCAAAAGATGTCAGAGGGAAAACCACTGATTAGATATTTCTGTATTCCCTGTAAGCCAACAGCAGCCAATGGTGGCAGAACTAGAAACCTTCCAACAGATGCACCTGACAAATGGGAGCTGTTCAAGCAGTACAACATCAGAGACGTAGAAGTGGAACTCGAGATTAGAAAGAAAATCAAAGACTATCCAATACCAGAATCAGAACAAGCCCTCTATGAACTGGACCAACGAATTAATGATCGAGGCTTTAGGGCGGATATGGATTTCGTGATGCAAGCCATCTCCTGTGATAAGCAGTTTACCGTATCAGCAACAGAAAGAGCCTATAAACTGACTGGCCTTGAGAACCCAAATTCCGTATCGCAACTCAAGGATTGGCTGTCAGAGCGTGGCGTGGAAGTCGAGAGCCTATCAAAGAAAAACGTAAAAGAGCTGGTCAGTGAAACTGAGGGTGAGGTGGAAGAAGCATTAAAGCTTAGGCTCCTCATGGCTAAGACCAGTGTCAGAAAATATGAAGCCATTGAAAGGGCGGTTTGTTCAGATGGCAGAGTCCATGGACTCTTTCAGTTCTATGGCGCCAATCGAACAGGACGGTTTGCCGGAAGGCTGGTACAAGTCCAAAATCTCCCACAGAACCACCTTGTAGACCTAAAGCTTGCAAGAGATCTGGTGAAAGAAGGACGTTTTGATGATCTGCAGATGCTCTTTGGGAATACACCGGGGGTACTGTCAGAACTCATTAGAACCGCATTCATTCCAAGAGAGGGTCACAGGTTCATCGTGGCTGACTTTTCAGCCATAGAAGCGAGGGTACTATCCTGGCTCGCCGGCGAGAAGTGGAGACTTGAAGTATTCCAGTCTCACGGAAAGATCTATGAAGCTTCTGCTTCACAAATGTTTCATGTGCCTATTGATGAAATCACAAAGGGTAGCCCGCTGAGGCAAAAGGGAAAAATCTCTGAACTTGCCTGTGGATATGGCGGTGGGGTTGGAGCACTTAAGTCTATGGGTGCACTCGAAATGGGCGTGAAAGAAAACGAGCTACAAGGTCTTATTGACAACTGGCGTAGAGCCAACCCCCACATCGTGAATTTCTGGTGGGAAGTGGACAAGATGGCCATCAAAGCAGTGAAAGAAAGAACCCGGGCAAGAACTCACGGGATTATCTTCACTTATAAAAGCGGCATGCTTTTCGTGACTCTCCCGTCAGGTCGTGACCTGGTCTATGTGAAGCCAAAGCTGATGTTGAATAAATTTGGACGAGAGGGTCTGACCTATGAAGGTATCGGAACCACGAAAAAGTGGGAGAGGATAGAAACCTACGGACCAAAGATTGTGGAGAACATTGTTCAAGCTGCATCCAGAGATCTTCTGGCTGAAGCCATGCTAAGACTTGATAAAGCTGGATTTGCCATTGTTGCTCATGTGCATGACGAGGTGATCTGTGAAGTGCCTATGGGCGAGTCCAGCGTAGAAGAAGTGTGCAGCATCATGAGCGAAAGTCCCAAATGGTCGGAGGGGTTACCCCTTGATGCAGACGGCTATGAGTGTGACTTTTATCAGAAGGATTAA
- a CDS encoding sigma-70 family RNA polymerase sigma factor produces the protein MLKTFKTNGVTTTIEISEEGKVTYAVGKKKTTFDLSECDSFTYEFEATDEKCEITEEMISETEGVEPWLWLVISKGEERLEYNNNQTESRRHHSYSDQNDKFDTLMTEEDALDMVLANLEKEAVRKAIQALEPQQQELVMDIYFRGLSMADVARRDGVHKSSVTKRMNRVLEQLSKKIKKF, from the coding sequence ATGTTAAAAACATTCAAAACCAATGGAGTTACTACAACTATCGAGATTTCAGAAGAAGGAAAGGTCACTTATGCAGTTGGTAAAAAGAAAACCACATTTGATCTAAGTGAGTGCGATTCATTCACTTATGAATTTGAAGCCACAGATGAAAAATGTGAAATCACAGAGGAGATGATCTCGGAAACTGAAGGTGTAGAACCCTGGCTGTGGCTTGTGATCAGCAAAGGTGAAGAGCGCCTTGAGTACAACAACAATCAGACTGAGAGCAGACGCCACCACAGTTATTCAGACCAAAACGACAAATTCGATACCCTCATGACCGAAGAAGATGCACTTGATATGGTGCTAGCCAATCTTGAGAAAGAAGCTGTAAGAAAAGCTATTCAGGCTTTGGAGCCACAGCAGCAGGAACTGGTGATGGACATTTATTTTAGAGGGCTTTCCATGGCTGATGTAGCTAGGAGGGATGGTGTTCATAAGTCTTCTGTGACGAAAAGAATGAACCGTGTTTTGGAGCAGCTTAGCAAAAAAATAAAAAAGTTTTGA
- a CDS encoding DUF2800 domain-containing protein encodes MSGSYNTHSIYSASGAHRWMNCPPSAQLEQQFPNETSSYAEEGTAAHDLAEHKLKKALKMRSKKPTSPYHSDEMDEMTDLYVEYCLELIERSKENCSDLQILIEQKLDFSDYVPEGFGTGDLVVVGNGTLHVVDLKYGRGVIVSAEKNPQMMLYALGALSLFDMLYDIEKVSMAIVQPRVDNFSTWEITVKELLKWAEEELKPKALLASTGGGEFCAGDHCRFCRAKNQCRARAVKNLELLKYEFQDPALLTDEEIAEIIGLADELAKWAGDIYTYATALAINEGREWDGFKLVEGRTRRKFTDETAVAETAKEAGYTDIFKQSLITITEMEKLMGKKKFNDILGNLVEKPKGKLTLVPETDKRQAVDPIHAEFQVEE; translated from the coding sequence GTGAGTGGATCATATAACACACATTCCATCTACTCGGCATCAGGGGCGCATCGGTGGATGAACTGTCCACCATCCGCTCAATTAGAGCAGCAGTTCCCAAATGAAACAAGCTCCTATGCTGAAGAGGGAACAGCAGCCCATGACCTGGCCGAACACAAGCTAAAGAAAGCGCTGAAGATGCGGTCGAAAAAACCGACAAGTCCATATCACTCGGACGAAATGGACGAGATGACAGATCTGTACGTGGAATACTGCCTAGAACTGATTGAGAGATCAAAAGAGAACTGTTCTGACCTTCAAATTTTAATAGAGCAGAAGTTGGACTTTTCTGATTATGTACCTGAAGGCTTCGGGACCGGTGACCTGGTTGTCGTTGGAAATGGAACCCTTCATGTGGTGGATTTGAAATACGGACGTGGTGTCATCGTTTCAGCAGAAAAGAACCCACAGATGATGCTCTATGCGCTTGGCGCCTTATCCCTTTTCGACATGCTTTATGACATCGAGAAAGTGTCCATGGCCATCGTCCAGCCAAGGGTAGATAACTTCTCTACTTGGGAGATCACAGTGAAAGAACTACTGAAATGGGCTGAAGAAGAATTAAAACCCAAAGCATTACTGGCTAGTACCGGTGGTGGAGAGTTCTGTGCCGGAGATCATTGCAGATTCTGTAGAGCAAAGAACCAGTGCAGGGCAAGGGCTGTGAAAAATCTTGAACTATTAAAGTATGAATTTCAAGATCCTGCTCTTCTCACAGACGAGGAGATTGCTGAAATCATCGGTCTTGCAGATGAACTGGCTAAATGGGCGGGGGATATCTACACCTACGCCACAGCGCTGGCTATCAATGAAGGTAGAGAGTGGGATGGATTCAAGCTCGTCGAAGGAAGAACCAGAAGGAAGTTCACGGATGAAACTGCAGTTGCTGAGACTGCGAAGGAAGCAGGTTATACAGACATCTTCAAACAGAGCTTAATCACCATCACAGAGATGGAGAAGCTCATGGGCAAGAAGAAGTTCAATGACATCCTTGGAAACTTAGTAGAAAAACCAAAGGGGAAACTCACCTTGGTACCTGAAACAGACAAGCGTCAAGCTGTTGATCCTATCCATGCAGAGTTTCAGGTGGAAGAGTAG